One Phoenix dactylifera cultivar Barhee BC4 chromosome 8, palm_55x_up_171113_PBpolish2nd_filt_p, whole genome shotgun sequence genomic window carries:
- the LOC103720304 gene encoding biosynthetic peptidoglycan transglycosylase-like isoform X5 produces the protein MSLLGPTHPLLVTAAGPRDSRHRLVALRNSPTPFPFLSSTPKPNPLRFPVRCGAPQPPVDSQKPWPSLFRFLNHLPVSLLSAGFLCAHAFLRALPADFPDRWRHLLEFSKGAETKVTQLPYHLIQAVMASEDRRFFYHFGVDPYGIGRAVVYYPNGGGGSTITQQLVKNVFLTNERKISRKFVEGILSLILERRMSKWEILYSYLNKMYWGHGKFGIESASLFYFGKHPSLLNVGESALLVGILPSPETFNPFTNPTSVLVQLRKPKLSLSYRGKSSQARALRRMVAAGFLDLETALVIVSQPLCLHTDGIGES, from the exons ATGTCGCTGCTCGGCCCCACCCACCCGCTTCTGGTCACCGCCGCCGGTCCCCGCGATTCGCGCCATCGCCTCGTTGCTTTACGCAACTCCCCCACCCCCTTCCCCTTTCTCTCTTCGACTCCGAAACCGAACCCCCTTCGTTTCCCGGTGAGATGCGGTGCTCCGCAGCCGCCGGTGGACTCCCAGAAGCCGTGGCCAAGCTTGTTTCGCTTTCTGAACCACCTCCCCGTCAGCCTCCTCTCCGCCGGCTTCCTCTGCGCCCACGCGTTCCTCCGCGCCCTCCCCGCCGACTTCCCCGATCGGTGGCGCCacctcctggagttctcgaagGGGGCGGAGACGAAGGTGACCCAACTCCCCTACCACCTGATCCAAGCCGTCATGGCCTCGGAGGACCGCCGCTTCTTCTACCACTTTGGGGTCGATCCCTACGGGATCGGACGGGCCGTGGTCTATTATCCCAATGGCGGAGGTGGGAGCACCATAACCCAGCAG CTTGTGAAGAATGTCTTTTTGACAAATGAACGCAAAATTTCGAGAAAATTTGTTGAGGGAATATTGTCATtgatattggagagaagaatgTCAAAATGGGAAATACTGTATTCCTATTTGAATAAG atgtactGGGGACATGGAAAGTTTGGTATTGAATCAGCATCTCTTTTTTACTTTGGAAAGCACCCTTCCCTTCTTAATGTGGGGGAGTCAGCATTGCTAGTTGGGATTTTGCCTTCCCCTGAGACTTTTAACCCATTTACAAACCCCACAAG TGTTCTGGTTCAGCTTAGGAAGCCCAAATTGTCACTTTCTTATAGGGGAAAGTCTTCTCAAGCTAGAGCACTAAGAAGGATGGTAGCAGCGGGGTTTCTTGATTTGGAGACTGCACTTGTAATTGTGAGCCAACCTCTTTGCTTGCATACCGATGGAATTGGAGAG AGTTAG
- the LOC103720304 gene encoding penicillin-binding protein 1A-like isoform X7: protein MSLLGPTHPLLVTAAGPRDSRHRLVALRNSPTPFPFLSSTPKPNPLRFPVRCGAPQPPVDSQKPWPSLFRFLNHLPVSLLSAGFLCAHAFLRALPADFPDRWRHLLEFSKGAETKVTQLPYHLIQAVMASEDRRFFYHFGVDPYGIGRAVVYYPNGGGGSTITQQLVKNVFLTNERKISRKFVEGILSLILERRMSKWEILYSYLNKMYWGHGKFGIESASLFYFGKHPSLLNVGESALLVGILPSPETFNPFTNPTRGKSSQARALRRMVAAGFLDLETALVIVSQPLCLHTDGIGES, encoded by the exons ATGTCGCTGCTCGGCCCCACCCACCCGCTTCTGGTCACCGCCGCCGGTCCCCGCGATTCGCGCCATCGCCTCGTTGCTTTACGCAACTCCCCCACCCCCTTCCCCTTTCTCTCTTCGACTCCGAAACCGAACCCCCTTCGTTTCCCGGTGAGATGCGGTGCTCCGCAGCCGCCGGTGGACTCCCAGAAGCCGTGGCCAAGCTTGTTTCGCTTTCTGAACCACCTCCCCGTCAGCCTCCTCTCCGCCGGCTTCCTCTGCGCCCACGCGTTCCTCCGCGCCCTCCCCGCCGACTTCCCCGATCGGTGGCGCCacctcctggagttctcgaagGGGGCGGAGACGAAGGTGACCCAACTCCCCTACCACCTGATCCAAGCCGTCATGGCCTCGGAGGACCGCCGCTTCTTCTACCACTTTGGGGTCGATCCCTACGGGATCGGACGGGCCGTGGTCTATTATCCCAATGGCGGAGGTGGGAGCACCATAACCCAGCAG CTTGTGAAGAATGTCTTTTTGACAAATGAACGCAAAATTTCGAGAAAATTTGTTGAGGGAATATTGTCATtgatattggagagaagaatgTCAAAATGGGAAATACTGTATTCCTATTTGAATAAG atgtactGGGGACATGGAAAGTTTGGTATTGAATCAGCATCTCTTTTTTACTTTGGAAAGCACCCTTCCCTTCTTAATGTGGGGGAGTCAGCATTGCTAGTTGGGATTTTGCCTTCCCCTGAGACTTTTAACCCATTTACAAACCCCACAAG GGGAAAGTCTTCTCAAGCTAGAGCACTAAGAAGGATGGTAGCAGCGGGGTTTCTTGATTTGGAGACTGCACTTGTAATTGTGAGCCAACCTCTTTGCTTGCATACCGATGGAATTGGAGAG AGTTAG
- the LOC103720304 gene encoding biosynthetic peptidoglycan transglycosylase-like isoform X6, with translation MSLLGPTHPLLVTAAGPRDSRHRLVALRNSPTPFPFLSSTPKPNPLRFPVRCGAPQPPVDSQKPWPSLFRFLNHLPVSLLSAGFLCAHAFLRALPADFPDRWRHLLEFSKGAETKVTQLPYHLIQAVMASEDRRFFYHFGVDPYGIGRAVVYYPNGGGGSTITQQLVKNVFLTNERKISRKFVEGILSLILERRMSKWEILYSYLNKMYWGHGKFGIESASLFYFGKHPSLLNVGESALLVGILPSPETFNPFTNPTRGKSSQARALRRMVAAGFLDLETALVIVSQPLCLHTDGIGEFLSCRNMKISENR, from the exons ATGTCGCTGCTCGGCCCCACCCACCCGCTTCTGGTCACCGCCGCCGGTCCCCGCGATTCGCGCCATCGCCTCGTTGCTTTACGCAACTCCCCCACCCCCTTCCCCTTTCTCTCTTCGACTCCGAAACCGAACCCCCTTCGTTTCCCGGTGAGATGCGGTGCTCCGCAGCCGCCGGTGGACTCCCAGAAGCCGTGGCCAAGCTTGTTTCGCTTTCTGAACCACCTCCCCGTCAGCCTCCTCTCCGCCGGCTTCCTCTGCGCCCACGCGTTCCTCCGCGCCCTCCCCGCCGACTTCCCCGATCGGTGGCGCCacctcctggagttctcgaagGGGGCGGAGACGAAGGTGACCCAACTCCCCTACCACCTGATCCAAGCCGTCATGGCCTCGGAGGACCGCCGCTTCTTCTACCACTTTGGGGTCGATCCCTACGGGATCGGACGGGCCGTGGTCTATTATCCCAATGGCGGAGGTGGGAGCACCATAACCCAGCAG CTTGTGAAGAATGTCTTTTTGACAAATGAACGCAAAATTTCGAGAAAATTTGTTGAGGGAATATTGTCATtgatattggagagaagaatgTCAAAATGGGAAATACTGTATTCCTATTTGAATAAG atgtactGGGGACATGGAAAGTTTGGTATTGAATCAGCATCTCTTTTTTACTTTGGAAAGCACCCTTCCCTTCTTAATGTGGGGGAGTCAGCATTGCTAGTTGGGATTTTGCCTTCCCCTGAGACTTTTAACCCATTTACAAACCCCACAAG GGGAAAGTCTTCTCAAGCTAGAGCACTAAGAAGGATGGTAGCAGCGGGGTTTCTTGATTTGGAGACTGCACTTGTAATTGTGAGCCAACCTCTTTGCTTGCATACCGATGGAATTGGAGAG
- the LOC103720304 gene encoding biosynthetic peptidoglycan transglycosylase-like isoform X2, translating to MSLLGPTHPLLVTAAGPRDSRHRLVALRNSPTPFPFLSSTPKPNPLRFPVRCGAPQPPVDSQKPWPSLFRFLNHLPVSLLSAGFLCAHAFLRALPADFPDRWRHLLEFSKGAETKVTQLPYHLIQAVMASEDRRFFYHFGVDPYGIGRAVVYYPNGGGGSTITQQLVKNVFLTNERKISRKFVEGILSLILERRMSKWEILYSYLNKMYWGHGKFGIESASLFYFGKHPSLLNVGESALLVGILPSPETFNPFTNPTSVLVQLRKPKLSLSYRGKSSQARALRRMVAAGFLDLETALVIVSQPLCLHTDGIGEWPDIEKVKESKQVNVKISLFLSCRNMKISENR from the exons ATGTCGCTGCTCGGCCCCACCCACCCGCTTCTGGTCACCGCCGCCGGTCCCCGCGATTCGCGCCATCGCCTCGTTGCTTTACGCAACTCCCCCACCCCCTTCCCCTTTCTCTCTTCGACTCCGAAACCGAACCCCCTTCGTTTCCCGGTGAGATGCGGTGCTCCGCAGCCGCCGGTGGACTCCCAGAAGCCGTGGCCAAGCTTGTTTCGCTTTCTGAACCACCTCCCCGTCAGCCTCCTCTCCGCCGGCTTCCTCTGCGCCCACGCGTTCCTCCGCGCCCTCCCCGCCGACTTCCCCGATCGGTGGCGCCacctcctggagttctcgaagGGGGCGGAGACGAAGGTGACCCAACTCCCCTACCACCTGATCCAAGCCGTCATGGCCTCGGAGGACCGCCGCTTCTTCTACCACTTTGGGGTCGATCCCTACGGGATCGGACGGGCCGTGGTCTATTATCCCAATGGCGGAGGTGGGAGCACCATAACCCAGCAG CTTGTGAAGAATGTCTTTTTGACAAATGAACGCAAAATTTCGAGAAAATTTGTTGAGGGAATATTGTCATtgatattggagagaagaatgTCAAAATGGGAAATACTGTATTCCTATTTGAATAAG atgtactGGGGACATGGAAAGTTTGGTATTGAATCAGCATCTCTTTTTTACTTTGGAAAGCACCCTTCCCTTCTTAATGTGGGGGAGTCAGCATTGCTAGTTGGGATTTTGCCTTCCCCTGAGACTTTTAACCCATTTACAAACCCCACAAG TGTTCTGGTTCAGCTTAGGAAGCCCAAATTGTCACTTTCTTATAGGGGAAAGTCTTCTCAAGCTAGAGCACTAAGAAGGATGGTAGCAGCGGGGTTTCTTGATTTGGAGACTGCACTTGTAATTGTGAGCCAACCTCTTTGCTTGCATACCGATGGAATTGGAGAG
- the LOC103720304 gene encoding biosynthetic peptidoglycan transglycosylase-like isoform X4, with protein MSLLGPTHPLLVTAAGPRDSRHRLVALRNSPTPFPFLSSTPKPNPLRFPVRCGAPQPPVDSQKPWPSLFRFLNHLPVSLLSAGFLCAHAFLRALPADFPDRWRHLLEFSKGAETKVTQLPYHLIQAVMASEDRRFFYHFGVDPYGIGRAVVYYPNGGGGSTITQQLVKNVFLTNERKISRKFVEGILSLILERRMSKWEILYSYLNKMYWGHGKFGIESASLFYFGKHPSLLNVGESALLVGILPSPETFNPFTNPTSVLVQLRKPKLSLSYRGKSSQARALRRMVAAGFLDLETALVIVSQPLCLHTDGIGEFLSCRNMKISENR; from the exons ATGTCGCTGCTCGGCCCCACCCACCCGCTTCTGGTCACCGCCGCCGGTCCCCGCGATTCGCGCCATCGCCTCGTTGCTTTACGCAACTCCCCCACCCCCTTCCCCTTTCTCTCTTCGACTCCGAAACCGAACCCCCTTCGTTTCCCGGTGAGATGCGGTGCTCCGCAGCCGCCGGTGGACTCCCAGAAGCCGTGGCCAAGCTTGTTTCGCTTTCTGAACCACCTCCCCGTCAGCCTCCTCTCCGCCGGCTTCCTCTGCGCCCACGCGTTCCTCCGCGCCCTCCCCGCCGACTTCCCCGATCGGTGGCGCCacctcctggagttctcgaagGGGGCGGAGACGAAGGTGACCCAACTCCCCTACCACCTGATCCAAGCCGTCATGGCCTCGGAGGACCGCCGCTTCTTCTACCACTTTGGGGTCGATCCCTACGGGATCGGACGGGCCGTGGTCTATTATCCCAATGGCGGAGGTGGGAGCACCATAACCCAGCAG CTTGTGAAGAATGTCTTTTTGACAAATGAACGCAAAATTTCGAGAAAATTTGTTGAGGGAATATTGTCATtgatattggagagaagaatgTCAAAATGGGAAATACTGTATTCCTATTTGAATAAG atgtactGGGGACATGGAAAGTTTGGTATTGAATCAGCATCTCTTTTTTACTTTGGAAAGCACCCTTCCCTTCTTAATGTGGGGGAGTCAGCATTGCTAGTTGGGATTTTGCCTTCCCCTGAGACTTTTAACCCATTTACAAACCCCACAAG TGTTCTGGTTCAGCTTAGGAAGCCCAAATTGTCACTTTCTTATAGGGGAAAGTCTTCTCAAGCTAGAGCACTAAGAAGGATGGTAGCAGCGGGGTTTCTTGATTTGGAGACTGCACTTGTAATTGTGAGCCAACCTCTTTGCTTGCATACCGATGGAATTGGAGAG
- the LOC103720304 gene encoding biosynthetic peptidoglycan transglycosylase-like isoform X8, with translation MSLLGPTHPLLVTAAGPRDSRHRLVALRNSPTPFPFLSSTPKPNPLRFPVRCGAPQPPVDSQKPWPSLFRFLNHLPVSLLSAGFLCAHAFLRALPADFPDRWRHLLEFSKGAETKVTQLPYHLIQAVMASEDRRFFYHFGVDPYGIGRAVVYYPNGGGGSTITQQLVKNVFLTNERKISRKFVEGILSLILERRMSKWEILYSYLNKMYWGHGKFGIESASLFYFGKHPSLLNVGESALLVGILPSPETFNPFTNPTSSSNCHAVFWFSLGSPNCHFLIGESLLKLEH, from the exons ATGTCGCTGCTCGGCCCCACCCACCCGCTTCTGGTCACCGCCGCCGGTCCCCGCGATTCGCGCCATCGCCTCGTTGCTTTACGCAACTCCCCCACCCCCTTCCCCTTTCTCTCTTCGACTCCGAAACCGAACCCCCTTCGTTTCCCGGTGAGATGCGGTGCTCCGCAGCCGCCGGTGGACTCCCAGAAGCCGTGGCCAAGCTTGTTTCGCTTTCTGAACCACCTCCCCGTCAGCCTCCTCTCCGCCGGCTTCCTCTGCGCCCACGCGTTCCTCCGCGCCCTCCCCGCCGACTTCCCCGATCGGTGGCGCCacctcctggagttctcgaagGGGGCGGAGACGAAGGTGACCCAACTCCCCTACCACCTGATCCAAGCCGTCATGGCCTCGGAGGACCGCCGCTTCTTCTACCACTTTGGGGTCGATCCCTACGGGATCGGACGGGCCGTGGTCTATTATCCCAATGGCGGAGGTGGGAGCACCATAACCCAGCAG CTTGTGAAGAATGTCTTTTTGACAAATGAACGCAAAATTTCGAGAAAATTTGTTGAGGGAATATTGTCATtgatattggagagaagaatgTCAAAATGGGAAATACTGTATTCCTATTTGAATAAG atgtactGGGGACATGGAAAGTTTGGTATTGAATCAGCATCTCTTTTTTACTTTGGAAAGCACCCTTCCCTTCTTAATGTGGGGGAGTCAGCATTGCTAGTTGGGATTTTGCCTTCCCCTGAGACTTTTAACCCATTTACAAACCCCACAAG TAGTTCAAACTGTCATGCAGTGTTCTGGTTCAGCTTAGGAAGCCCAAATTGTCACTTTCTTATAGGGGAAAGTCTTCTCAAGCTAGAGCACTAA